In one window of Balaenoptera musculus isolate JJ_BM4_2016_0621 chromosome 10, mBalMus1.pri.v3, whole genome shotgun sequence DNA:
- the LOC118902018 gene encoding 60S ribosomal protein L4-like: MALGVKLPPSSNYYLPMRKMLNTDLSRILKSPEIQRALRAPRKKIHRRVLKKNPLKNLRITLKLNPYAKTMRRNTILRQAKNHKIRMDRAAAALEVKSDEKGIPGKKPAVGKKGKEAVCVRKLKKPKKPLVGKKAAVTKKPAAEKKPAKKKPRGFPESI, from the exons ATGGCACTTGGCGTAAAGCTGCCTCCCTCGAGTAACTACTACCTCCCCATGCGCAAGATGCTCAATACAGACCTTAGCAGAATCTTGAAAAGCCCAGAGATCCAAAGGGCCCTCCGAGCACCACGCAAGAAGATTCATCGCAGAGTCCTGAAGAAGAATCCACTGAAAAACCTGAGAATCACGTTGAAGCTAAACCCATATGCAAAGACCATGCGCCGGAACACCATTCTTCGCCAGGCCAAGAACCACAAAATCCGGATGGACAGGGCAGCAGCAGCGCTAGAAGTCAAATCAGATGAGAAGGGGATTCCAGGCAAGAAGCCTGCggtgggaaagaagggaaaggaggctGTTTGCGTTAGGAAGCTGAAGAAGCCAAAGAAGCCTTTGGTGGGAAAAAAGGCTGCAGTGACCAAGAAACCGGCAGCTGAAAAGAAGCCTGCTAAAAAGaagcccaggggcttccctg AATCCATCTAG